Proteins co-encoded in one Chloroflexota bacterium genomic window:
- a CDS encoding corrinoid protein — MSEIYEKLSAAILEGDADKTPKLVNRGLKQGLTPKEVLDNGLIVGMDEVGVRFKRGDMFVPEVLMSADSMAAGMLILRPLLVESGAELLGKIVMGTVKGDLHDIGKNLVSMMCEGAGFEIVNLGFNVEPDVFINAIKEHQPAIVGMSAMLTTTMRAMGHTIKAIEEAGLRDTVKVFVGGAPVDREFADTIGADGYGSNAPGGAELAKQLVGAA, encoded by the coding sequence ATGAGTGAAATTTACGAAAAACTATCCGCCGCCATTTTGGAAGGCGATGCCGATAAGACGCCCAAACTTGTGAACCGGGGATTGAAGCAAGGATTGACCCCCAAAGAAGTTCTGGATAATGGCCTGATTGTTGGCATGGATGAAGTTGGCGTGCGTTTTAAGCGCGGCGATATGTTCGTCCCCGAAGTACTGATGTCCGCCGATTCCATGGCAGCGGGTATGCTCATCTTGCGTCCCCTGCTGGTTGAGAGCGGCGCTGAATTGCTGGGCAAAATCGTAATGGGCACCGTCAAAGGCGATCTGCACGATATTGGCAAAAACCTGGTTAGCATGATGTGTGAAGGCGCGGGCTTTGAGATTGTTAATCTCGGCTTCAACGTAGAACCTGATGTCTTCATCAACGCTATCAAAGAGCACCAGCCCGCAATTGTGGGTATGTCGGCAATGCTGACTACTACCATGCGGGCGATGGGCCACACCATCAAAGCCATTGAAGAAGCCGGATTGCGCGACACGGTCAAAGTTTTTGTTGGCGGCGCGCCCGTTGACAGAGAATTTGCAGACACCATCGGTGCAGATGGCTACGGCTCTAACGCCCCCGGTGGCGCCGAACTCGCCAAGCAGCTCGTTGGGGCTGCATAA